The genomic region CGATTGGGTGTCGACCCATCATCATGAATGGCTCGAGCATCACGACGAGCACGAACACAAAGGCGGTTGAGCCAGTTCGCGAGCTTGGTCAAGGCCAAGCTCGCAACGGCTCGGTCTGCGTGATCTTTTCCGCGGATGGAGCTATGGCGGCGCAGGCCTTTTTTCCAAGAGATCGAGGCCGATCAGAACGCCGAGCATCGCAATGGTTGCGACCAATGCGGTACCGATCGATGCGACGCGGCCGCGGGTAACCAGCATGACCCCCATCGCCCAGGGCAGGGCGACGCCCCCGAGTGCGCCACCGCCCGCCACGATCGACGTCATGCTTGCGACTCGGGCGGGAAATCGCTGCGCGCCGACAGCAATCATGTTGGGAAAGATTGGGCCAAAGCCGAACCCGATTAGCGCAATCACAGGATAAGCCAAAATCGGCATCGACGAAGTGCCAACGAATGCGAGCAATGACATCGCCGACACCATCGCTCCAATCGCAGCCAGCCGCCGCGCCCGAATGCGATGAGCAATTGCACCGCTCAGCAATCGCCCGACGATCAGGCCTGCCCAATAGACCGAGACCGCCGCGGAGGCGTTCGGAATCGCAAGCGGCGCCGCGGCGCGGCGCAGATATGAATAGAGCCATGCGCCGATTCCAACCTCGGCTCCCACGTACAGAAACAGCACCGCGGAAATCGCCCAGATCAGCGGATGTACCAACATCGCGCGGAGGTTTTCCTTGCCATCAATCGCGCGCGCGAATTCGACCCGGGGAGTCATCCATAGAGCGGCTCCAATGGTCGCACTCACAACGGCGCCGCCGATAAAGGTCGCGCCATACCCGATGTGGTTGGCGAGCGCTAAGGCGTCGATCGCGGGGCCCAACGTTGCGCCAACTCCGAACATCATGTGCAGGTAGTTCAGGGTCGCGGCCAGGCGATCTCGGTTGAGGTCGGCCACCAGCGCGTTGCCCGCGACATCGATTCCACACTGGCCAAAGCCGATGACAACCGCGGCCCACATGCAGGAGGCCAGAGCAGGGGCCACAGCCAGCAACACGAAACCGATCGTGTCGAGGCCCATCGCGAGGATCAGCAGGAAGTGCGGACC from Candidatus Binataceae bacterium harbors:
- a CDS encoding MFS transporter, coding for MQSAEDLGQAPTALRAARERRLTRLAYAAMLVLGVNVGWLGPFLAQISHTINASLDRTGLILSAIAAGYFIALPAAGEIGHRRGPHFLLILAMGLDTIGFVLLAVAPALASCMWAAVVIGFGQCGIDVAGNALVADLNRDRLAATLNYLHMMFGVGATLGPAIDALALANHIGYGATFIGGAVVSATIGAALWMTPRVEFARAIDGKENLRAMLVHPLIWAISAVLFLYVGAEVGIGAWLYSYLRRAAAPLAIPNASAAVSVYWAGLIVGRLLSGAIAHRIRARRLAAIGAMVSAMSLLAFVGTSSMPILAYPVIALIGFGFGPIFPNMIAVGAQRFPARVASMTSIVAGGGALGGVALPWAMGVMLVTRGRVASIGTALVATIAMLGVLIGLDLLEKRPAPP